From Callithrix jacchus isolate 240 chromosome 3, calJac240_pri, whole genome shotgun sequence, a single genomic window includes:
- the LOC100413631 gene encoding large ribosomal subunit protein eL38 has product MPQKIEEIKDFLLTARRKDAKSVKIKKNKDNVKFKVRCSRYLYTLVITYKEKAEKLKQSLPPGLAVKELK; this is encoded by the coding sequence ATGCCTCAGAAAATTGAGGAAATCAAGGACTTTCTGCTCACAGCCCGACGAAAAGATGCCAAATCTGTCAAGATCAAGAAAAATAAGGACAATGTGAAGTTTAAAGTTCGATGCAGCCGATACCTTTACACCCTGGTCATCACTTACAAGGAGAAGGCAGAGAAACTGAAGCAGTCCCTGCCCCCTGGTTTGGCAGTGAAGGAACTGAAATGA